The stretch of DNA GCAGACCGGAGTGTTCGCCAAGGGCGATGTGGCCCAGACCATCTCCGTCCCGGGCGCGGGTCAGCTCATCGAGGAGAGCAATCCGGAACTCAAGGGGAAGCTCGGTTACTTCCCCATCCCCGGCAGGACCGCCGACCACCTGGGCTCGGTCGTCACCGGCGGTTCCGATCTCGTCGTGCCCGAACGAGGGGACGACCACGAGGGCGCGGTCAAGGTGGTCGCGGCGCTCGCCGGAGCCACCTGGCAGACCGACCTGGCCAGAACCATGAACTACGTGCCCAACAAGGGCAGCCTGTCGGACGCCGTCGCCGGTGAGCCCGGGGTCGCCGCCATGGCGGAGAGCGCCGGGCGGGGCCGGGCCACCCCCAAGTCGCCCCGCTGGGCCGCCGTCGAGACCGACAACCCCATCAAGCGGTACATGACCGAAGTGCTGAACGGCGCCGACGCGGCGACGGCGGCCAGGAGCGCGTCGGAGGAGATCACGGAGAGACTCGACCTGAGCCACCAGTGAGCCGCAGGCTGTCCCCGGCGCTCCCGGCGCTCCCGGCGCTCCCGGCGCTCCCGGCGCTCCCGGCGCCCCCGGCGCCCCCGGAACGGCCGTACGACCGGCCCGGGGCCACTTTGAGGGGCGCCCGAACCGGTCGTACAGGCTCAGCCGTCAGCCGTCAGCCGTCAGCCGTCAGCCGTCAGCCGTCAGCCGTCAGCCGTCAGCCGTCAGCCGTCAGCCGTCAGCCGTCAGCCGTCAGCCGTCAGCCGTCAGCCGTCAGCCGTCAGCCGTCAGCCGTCAGCCGTCAGCCGTCAGCGCGAGCCCTCCCGTCGTCGTCCGACGCCGGTCCGTCCACCGTGGACAGCGACAGCGCGAACCGCCGCTCCCCATCCGTCCACCAGCGCACCGGTGTCAGCCCCGCGGCGCCGAGCTCCCCGCGTACCCGCTCCTCGGTGAACTTCGCGGACACCTCCGTACGCGTCTCCTCGCCCTCCGCGAAATCCAACGTCAGGTCGAGAGCCGGGATCTTCACCGTCTGCGCCACCTCGGAACGCAGCCGCATCTCGATCCACTGCCGTTCACGGTCCCAGACCGCCACGTGGGAGAAGGCATCCGGGTCGAAATCGGCGCCCAACTCGCGGTTGATCACGCTCAATACGTTCTTGTTGAACTCGGCGGTCACCCCGGCGGCGTCGTCGTACGCCCGCACCAGCGTCCGCTCGTCCTTGACGAGGTCCGTACCGAGAAGGAGCGAGTCCCCCGGCTCAAGGAGCGCCCGGAGCGAGGCGAGGAACGCCCCCCGCTCCTCGGGCAGCAGATTGCCGAGCGTTCCACCGAGGAACGCCACGAGCCTGGGGCCGGGCGAGGCGGGCAGCGTCAACCCCGCGGTGAAGTCCGCCACCACGGCGTGCACGTCAAGCGCGGGCCGCTCCGCGAGCAGTGCGCGGCCCGCCTGGCGCAGCGCGCTCTCACTCACGTCGACCGGCACGTAGCCCCGCAGCGACGTCATCGCGTCCAGCAGGTGCCTGGTCTTGTCGGACGACCCCGAGCCCAGCTCGACCAGGGTCCGCGCGCCGGCCGCCGCTGCGATCTCCGCTGCCCGCGCCAGCAGGATCTCCCGCTCGGCGCGGGTCGGGTAGTACTCGGGCAGTGTGGTGATCTCGTCGAACAGCCGGCTGCCGCGCGCGTCATAGAACCACTTGGGTGGCAGCGTACGCGGGGTACCGGTCAGGCCCCGCAGTACATCGGCGCGCAGCTCGGCGCCTGTGGCGTCCTCGGGCAGGGTGCGGGTCAGGTGGAACGGGCTCACGCCAGGGGCTCCTTGAGCGGTGTCAGCAGGACATCGTTTCGGTCCGCGATGAGCAGGGTCAGGTCCGGCACCTCACGCCAGGCCGGGTCGTCGTCGTAGGGTTCGGACGCCATGGCGACATGGAGTTCCGGGCGGTCCTTCAGATACCAAAGATCCTCACCCCACGCGGTGGCGGCGATCCGCTCCCCGTCGGTGACGAGGAGATTGAGCCGAGAGCCCGGCGCGGCCGCCCCCACTTGGAGGACGGTGTCGGCGAGCGCCTGCCCCAACGGCTCACCCTCGCGCAGCCGGTGCAGGAGCAGCGCCCACACCAGCGCCGAGTCGCAGCGCGCCTCCAGGGCCAGCAGTTCCGCCGCGGGGAGCGTGGCCGCGAGGTCGACGGCCGTCCCCGGCCAGCCGGTCACCACACCGTTGTGGCTGAACAGCCACCGGTCCGCGGTGAACGGCGCCGCCGCCGCCTCGTCGTCGGCCCCCGCCACGGTCGCGTCCCTGACCGCGGCGAGCACGGCTTCGCTGCGCACCACCCGCGCGAGGTCGCCGAAGGACTGATCGGCCCAGATCGGCCCCGCCCTGCGGTACCGGGCGGGGCGGGGGTCGCCGTCCGCGTACCAGCCGACGCCGAACCCGTCCGCGTTCACCGTGCCGTGCCGCTGTCGGCGTGGCGCCCAGGCCTGCCGGTACAGGCCGTACTCCGGTTCCACGAGCACTCCGCCGAGCGGCCGGGCGGGCCCGAGCGCGGCGATGTGACGGCACATCAGGCACCCTCCCCGTGGAAACCGTCACGGGCCGAGGCGTCGTGGACGGAACCGTCACGGACATGAGCGTCCCTGGCCGTGCGGAACCCGGAGAATATCTGTCGCCGCACCGGATAGTCCCAGTTGCGGAAGGTGCCCCGGCACGCCACCTCGCCGACGGCGAAGGAACCACCTCGCAGCACCTTGTGGTCGTTGCCGAAGAACACCTCCGAGTACTCCCGGTAGGGGAAGGCCACGAAGCCGGGGTAGGGCAGGAAGTCACTCGATGTCCACTCCCACACGTCCCCCATCAACTGCCGTACGCCGAGCGGGGAGGCGCCGTCCGGGTAACTGCCGGCGGGCGCGGGCCCGAGGTGACGTTGACCGAGGTTGGCGTGGCGGTCGGCGGGTTCCTCGTCGCCCCAGGGGAACCGCCGTGACCGGCCGCTGTGCGGGTCGTGACGGGCCGCTTTCTCCCACTCGGCCTCCGTGGGCAGCCGCCGCCCGGCCCAGCGGGCGTAGGCGTCCGCCTCGTACCAGCTCACGTGCGTCACGGGCTCCCGAGGGTCCACGGGCTGCACCGTCCCGAACCGCCGCCGAAGCCACTGACCGCCTTCCTCGTGCCAGAAGAGGGGCGCCGCGAGACGCTGCCCGCGTACCAGCTTCCAGCCCTCCGCCGACCACCAGCGCCGCTCCTCGTAGCCACCGTCCTCGATGAACCTCAGATAAGCGGCGTTGGTCACCGGAGTCGTGTCGATGAAATAGGGCTCCACGAACCTGCGGTGCGCGGGCCTCTCGTTGTCCAGAGCCCAGGGCTCCGTCGACGTGCCCATGGTGAAGGGGCCGCCGGGCACCAGCACCTCGGACTGGCGCACCGGATCCACCACGGGACCGAACCCCGCCCCGCTCAGCACGG from Streptomyces tsukubensis encodes:
- the egtD gene encoding L-histidine N(alpha)-methyltransferase is translated as MSPFHLTRTLPEDATGAELRADVLRGLTGTPRTLPPKWFYDARGSRLFDEITTLPEYYPTRAEREILLARAAEIAAAAGARTLVELGSGSSDKTRHLLDAMTSLRGYVPVDVSESALRQAGRALLAERPALDVHAVVADFTAGLTLPASPGPRLVAFLGGTLGNLLPEERGAFLASLRALLEPGDSLLLGTDLVKDERTLVRAYDDAAGVTAEFNKNVLSVINRELGADFDPDAFSHVAVWDRERQWIEMRLRSEVAQTVKIPALDLTLDFAEGEETRTEVSAKFTEERVRGELGAAGLTPVRWWTDGERRFALSLSTVDGPASDDDGRARADG
- the egtC gene encoding ergothioneine biosynthesis protein EgtC, whose translation is MCRHIAALGPARPLGGVLVEPEYGLYRQAWAPRRQRHGTVNADGFGVGWYADGDPRPARYRRAGPIWADQSFGDLARVVRSEAVLAAVRDATVAGADDEAAAAPFTADRWLFSHNGVVTGWPGTAVDLAATLPAAELLALEARCDSALVWALLLHRLREGEPLGQALADTVLQVGAAAPGSRLNLLVTDGERIAATAWGEDLWYLKDRPELHVAMASEPYDDDPAWREVPDLTLLIADRNDVLLTPLKEPLA
- the egtB gene encoding ergothioneine biosynthesis protein EgtB; its protein translation is MTTQPTDAETLRGRALTALLAARDRTALLTDSVEGPDLVAQHSPLMSPLVWDLAHIGNQEELWLLRAVAGREAMRPEIDSLYDAFEHPRSARPTLPLLPPEEARRYAAEVRGRALDVLGDATFHTEEGPGAGFGTGLTDAGFAFGMVAQHEQQHDETMLITHQLRKGPAVLSGAGFGPVVDPVRQSEVLVPGGPFTMGTSTEPWALDNERPAHRRFVEPYFIDTTPVTNAAYLRFIEDGGYEERRWWSAEGWKLVRGQRLAAPLFWHEEGGQWLRRRFGTVQPVDPREPVTHVSWYEADAYARWAGRRLPTEAEWEKAARHDPHSGRSRRFPWGDEEPADRHANLGQRHLGPAPAGSYPDGASPLGVRQLMGDVWEWTSSDFLPYPGFVAFPYREYSEVFFGNDHKVLRGGSFAVGEVACRGTFRNWDYPVRRQIFSGFRTARDAHVRDGSVHDASARDGFHGEGA